In Rutidosis leptorrhynchoides isolate AG116_Rl617_1_P2 chromosome 6, CSIRO_AGI_Rlap_v1, whole genome shotgun sequence, the DNA window TGTCTGAATCAGGTTTACGGTATCGCTGTGGAATCCATAAAAATGGTGGATCTGTGGAGCCAATAGGCTCTGTCGATGGTCAAAGTCCCCCTTCTCTAAGACCTGGAATTTGTGCGAAAGCTGCATTTTCTTATGAAAAGAGCAAAGACCTTTGGAGAAAAGCCGAAACGAAAGAGGATCTGGGCTTAGTAAAGAATGAAAAAGGTGAATTCCGTAACATGGCTTACGATTTACGGATGAAGGAACCACATGTTGCattatccggaatatttggtaagcCTCTTGTTTTTAAACAAATGTATAATGTGATATGAAGTGACCTTGGTTTTCTTCTATCTTTTAACACTCATATAATATAGTTTTTTTGTTCTGTTTTCTTTTCTTATAAGTAGAGGTGATAAATCGATCTGTTACGTCGATTAGGTGTACATATATTTTTTACCTGAAACGCTTTTTTCTTCTCAAACAATCTACTTTTTAGCAACAACATATTAATTGTTTAGTTAGAAGGTTTTCTGTGTTCGGTTCCCCGTGAGGATGAGTATTCCGACCCCATACTCTAACGTACACTCCCTCCCTGGCTGTGGCCACCACAAGATCCGAACCCATACTCTAACGTACGCATCCCAACAATGTATTAATTGATTACATTAATTAAATGGTTTCATAATAATGTATTTCTTGAATTGATAGTATACAAATTTGGTGATTGTTATGCAGTAAATTTCATTGTTTTGCTCATAAGATCTGTTTCTTCTATAATCaatcttatatttatattttcctGTTTTTTATAGTATCTATATTACCTGCTGGACATGTTAGGGATAAAACATATCTTGACCCATGTAGAAGTAGCCTCTAGTTTCAAATTCTAAGATATTTGTCACTGTTTAAACTTAATTGTAAAGGTAAATTGTAAAGAAATGTAatttgtaaattgtaattaataggcGGTACGTGTGAAGCGTGGTTAAGTGGAAGTAACATAGATGGTACAAACATCAAGAGAAGTACATTTGGTACAGATTTATTTGGCTCACTGTGTTTTGCTATGCAGCATGGCAAGTTTAGAAAATCGTATGGTGATCTAACTCGGTTTGATGCTCGTTTTGATGTGTCCTCGGCTGCCGCTTTAGTCAATGGGTTTACAGATACTTTAAAGTCTTCTTCAGTTTCACCGCAACTAAATTTGATCCTACAGCAGCAGGTATCCTTAATTTTGAAACGCCATACTTATATGGTAAAATGTGTGGTCAAATGGTCAACAGTAaacagtttatatttatatttgtttatGTAAAATGTTTCCAAACGACTTTTGAGGCCAAGTGTATCAAGTTTCTACTTCAAATATCATGCAGTATTAACTGTTTTTTTTAACCACTTTGAACTTcacattataaataataaattacaaGTGTTTTGGTGTGTTGGTACTTACTTTGTGATAAAGTCCTTCCCAAATTCGGATTAGCAAATTATCCTTCAGGATTTACTTACATTTTTATTTGCAGGTTGCAGGACCCTTTGTTTTTAGGGTAAATTCAAAGGTCGCATTAGGTTCATCGAGTGGTATACATATAGAGGATGTAATATATAGCTTGAATTACTCGATGAGGTACCTAGCATCCGGTAAAGTTGTTGCTTGGTATTCCCCTAAGAGGAAAGAGGGGATGGTTGAGATGCGGGTTTTCGAGTTTTAGATAAAACTTAAATCATTCACAAACTTAAATCAGCGAGTCTTTTTTACATCTTTTTCTGGTTACAAGTTCATAAGATGGGAAGATGCTTATTTTAATAAATGCAATCCTGTTGTAGTTATGGGATCAACATACTTGACATGGAATTTGTGAGTAACTATATTAGCCAGGTaaattgttcaaaatacacttttttttaatgtcctcaaacaaaatacacttttttaaaaaaaattgtctttttacaccattcagtAGACGGGAAttttgtctaccacctttatctgtcgtctactaccatttttacaaattaGTAGACAGTTTCAATaaggtagtagacagtgagaacaaagcagtagacagccaattacaaggtagctgaccgtctactgccttgttgttattgtctactaccttgttaccttgtaattggctgtctactgctttgttctcactgtctactaccttgttgttactgtctactactttgtaaaaatggtagtagacgacagataaaggtggtggtgtaaaaagacaattttttttaaaaaagtgtattttgtttgaaagcattaaaaaagtgtattttgatcaATTTCCCTATTAGCCAAGGATAGGTGTTGTGATAAGATATAGGGGAATTTGGGCCAGACAGAAACAGGAGCCCAACAACAGAAACAGAAGCCGGACAAGTTGAAATAACGAGGCCCAAATGGAGAATAGGCCCATCCAAGTGGACTAGTGATTGCCGGATGTAAACGACTTTCAGTCACGTGTAACGCTAGGATTGGTCGTTAGTAGTTTGTTAGTCGATTAACGATTTTGTGCTTGTAATTGGTTGTAACAGAATTGACCATTGAACAATTGTAATCAATACAATTCTATTTCTCTCCTCTTTCAATTTCTACGAGATTAGCTCGTCTCGAATTAGAGCGTATCATGTGACTAAATTGCAACCAAAACTAATGGTTTTGAGTTGTATGACATCTGGTGTAGTTGGTATTGATGAACTTTGAAAGGCTATATTTGACCTTACAAGTTAAATCTTCATCAAAATTTGGTTAAAAAGTCAAATTATAGTCGCTAAAATCCGTAACTATTTGAATCGAAAGAGTACTAGACTACTAGTAAAACAGTCTAATCGAGTTATCATCACTATTTCTTACACCTTTTTCGAAGATATCAGGACCCCAATCAATGTTCATTTTATGTTCATAGTAATTATGCAAAATGAATATGGTCAaggaaactatattattattatttcaaattacaAATATATCATTACCGGCAGAAAATTTACAAGGTACCAGCAATGCAAATAGTTTTCTTCCATGAACCCCATAGCTAAATTCTGATAACTTATCTAGTAATTAAAACCAGAATTATGGTCCCGTAACGGAACTAGATTACAAAGATCACAAATTCGGTTTCAACGGGAAGTAGCATCTATGTCTTCAATATTTACATACTATGATTGTGTGCGTTACATGCGCTTATATACAATTAAATCATCAAGCTGAAAGTTCTGAGCTCGAGACTGTAGATTGAGAGGTTGCAGGTGTGTCGCAAACGTTGCACCTGCATACTGGACACACACTGAAACACCATATTcaaattcaaattattattattgtaataatatagttttgtgataaataagtaaatatattggCAAAAACAATTGTTTGTAGGACTGTACCCCTTTTGACTCGCACTAAAATTTACATGTTTAAGCACATGACCCAAACTGCCCGGACCGCTCATTCTATCCCTTGGAGGAATTTATTTTTAGTTAAGCAGAAAAAGAAGGATTTTTAGTCTATAATTAGAAATTTTTTCCAATGGTTCCAATCAAACAAGATACAGTTCGGCTCGTATGGTCCTATAGAAAACGGGTTTTGGAAGTTCGATAATAATAAACTAGCAATATTTAGACACATGTGTTTGGGTAAAATGATTATAATTCTGACCTTTCTGATTATTCGGATCATACTAACAAATTTCAAATAGTCTTTTAAGGAGATAAAGATAAACGTATACTTAACTATTAAGTAAAGAATTACTTAAGTAAAGAATTATTTAGTGACGTGATTCAAGGCCATCTCATTATTTTCAAAGGCCCTCTTCGAGCACAAAAATTGAGCCCTTATTATTAAATGTTAAATCTTTTatcatttaatacatataaaaagatATATGTGCGATTAAATTGTTTGATAAACGAATTTTcatgataattatatataataattatataggaCTTCTAAAATTTGGGGACATTTCAAAATTCCGGGTCCTATTCGACTACACACTTTGCACATGTGCCCAAGACGCCTCCGGTGATTCTAATTTTATGTAAATGTGAGTTTAAACAATATGCAATTCTGCATCACTTTTAGATCATTTTTCGAATACATTACTGTAACACTCTTTAAgatcaaaaataaataaataacttctgAGTCTGGTAGTAAAGAATTACCCATTAACTTCTTTAAGCCATTTGTCGACACAAGCGGCATGATATTCATGTTGGCACGGTAGAACCCTAATCTTGTCTTCTTCCTCATAATCAACCAAACAAATGTAGCATCTGTTCCATGAATAAATAAACAGAATTATTGAGAATTTCACTAGCTATAATCGAATTATACATGTGGCGAATTCACAAgctcaacaaaataaataaataaatatataaaacccaATATAGGGACTTACTGTTGCACATAATTTGGGCCACTTTCAGATGCATTCATTCTTTTGTGATTCTTAAGGAGAAACGAATCGACAACAGACTCGGGTGCAGGTAATGAGAGCATCGTCATTGAAAGCGATAGCGGTTGCCTGTGCATTTCATCCAATACCTAACCAACAAAATAAAAATGTTGAATTTTTTgtaacaaacacacacacatatttttaaaattttaagaaaATACCTCAGATAGAGCCTGAGCAAGCAAGACGACTCGGGATATGCTTCCAAGGGACACAACCTCTTCACCCATAAAAGAGGAACCACATGAGCACGCACCGTCTAGGTGCATCCCGGATGCACACAATCTAGTTCGGTGCTCTCGTTCATTATCATCACGTAAACCACTTTCTGACATCTACAGATTAAATCATTAGTTGATACTTTAATTACACAGAAAATAAAGTTCTAAAAAAATAATCTTGCATACAATGGGTACTGGATATACAATCAGGGATCGATTTTTCCCACAACTTTATTCAGTTTCGACGCTATATAACAGCTTTATCATTATGATTCTTAACCATCTCTTTTTTTGATTTTATGGCTTTGGCCTTTTAATAAAAGttggcattttttttttaaaaaaaaaggaaagaaaagaaggaaaaaaaaaacattTCGTTCTTTGTGGTTGTTGGAGTCGAGAAATGGTATTTGTTATTTCATGATATGATATATGACAACTTACCAAATTGTGACACTTTAACCCAAATTCGGTATGGTATGCTTAAAGAAACAAGTAAGATGAAAAGTATAAAAAGTTATTACTTCAAGGGCACTTTTTAATAAAGATAAACCAACTTTCGAGCCTAATCtataataaatgcaacgtttgactTGGCATGAGATTTCATGACTATAAGCAAAATATATATAGGGTGTGTTTGGCGCAAGAGCTTAtaggagcttatgggagcttgagcttatgattttaataagtttcaagcaataagctttgtttggtagacataaaaagtagagcttatgaaaatcataagctctagaaaaagaagctacttttagtagcttatgaaaaaaagtagagcttatgaactggaaaataagctccagctagtttaccaaacacttataaaaaataataagctccagctaccataagcttcagctccagctctagcccataagctccagctccaactataagctccagctccagctagtttcatccaaacacacccataaTGTCCTTTCCAACGACAAAAGAATTTAAAAACTAGAAATTGCTACAACTTCACGCAAAAGGAATTGTTGCACTTCATTTAAGATagcgcgtaaaataaatagcaAGTTTAATATGGGATAAAAGGGATTAGAATTAAAACTATTTAAAGTTATGACTTCATCATCTTAAagattaatgatgttcataagttTGTACTGCGCTA includes these proteins:
- the LOC139853223 gene encoding protein TRIGALACTOSYLDIACYLGLYCEROL 4, chloroplastic-like is translated as MANLRTSMDASFYDLNIATPQTLTGYARSIPGEPVPVDGAYASKLMRMQQLSLLGIGFPLGIIPSYSPPLSSSQKESGSLALQSIWLKQPAENWWLGLVGQIRPLKLLSSIKAEALRGDSTFPRFTRVVKKLFDKSFYSVGLSSHLDLSESTSLLVNVEKDGQRKNRRTKAVLLHKLSNHDVTLEASWPELFVDRNGKYWDMPESISLDCLSLVSESGLRYRCGIHKNGGSVEPIGSVDGQSPPSLRPGICAKAAFSYEKSKDLWRKAETKEDLGLVKNEKGEFRNMAYDLRMKEPHVALSGIFGGTCEAWLSGSNIDGTNIKRSTFGTDLFGSLCFAMQHGKFRKSYGDLTRFDARFDVSSAAALVNGFTDTLKSSSVSPQLNLILQQQVAGPFVFRVNSKVALGSSSGIHIEDVIYSLNYSMRYLASGKVVAWYSPKRKEGMVEMRVFEF